A genomic segment from Blastococcus sp. PRF04-17 encodes:
- a CDS encoding translation initiation factor IF-2 N-terminal domain-containing protein: MPGKARVHELAKEFGVDSKTVLAKLKEQGEFVKSASSTVEAPVARRLREALGSSTGGNGAAAPAAKPAARPSAPSRPPRRPQLPRLRLRHPPPRRRRPRPHRPHPRPRRLRRLPRRVPRRSRPPHAPPGRVPVPPEVRHPPVRDPVRDRHRVPATTPSAAHRAPRRPALPVRVRVRPPVPAVHPVPARPPAAPARRPVRAVRVPAPVVRARRSVPVVPVRLPVPVGRARTRA, from the coding sequence GTGCCAGGCAAAGCCCGCGTACACGAACTCGCCAAGGAGTTCGGTGTCGACAGCAAGACCGTGCTCGCCAAGCTCAAGGAGCAGGGCGAGTTCGTGAAGTCCGCGTCCTCCACCGTCGAGGCCCCCGTGGCCCGGCGGCTCCGTGAGGCGCTGGGCAGCTCGACCGGCGGCAACGGCGCAGCGGCCCCGGCCGCCAAGCCGGCCGCTCGTCCCAGCGCGCCCAGCCGGCCGCCCCGGCGGCCTCAGCTCCCGCGACTCCGGCTCCGGCACCCGCCGCCCCGCCGGCGGCGCCCGCGCCCGCACCGGCCGCACCCCCGGCCGCGCCGGCTCCGCAGGCTCCCGCGGCGAGTGCCCCGGCGCAGCCGGCCACCCCACGCCCCGCCGGGCCGCGTCCCGGTCCCGCCGGAGGTGCGGCACCCGCCGGTCCGCGACCCGGTCCGCGACCGGCACCGCGTCCCGGCAACAACCCCTTCAGCAGCGCACCGCGCCCCGCGGCGCCCGGCGCTCCCGGTCCGCGTCCGGGTCCGGCCGCCGGTCCCGGCGGTGCACCCGGTGCCCGCCCGGCCCCCGGCGGCCCCCGCCCGGCGCCCGGTGCGGGCGGTCCGCGTCCCGGCCCCGGTGGTCCGCGCCCGGCGCTCGGTGCCGGTGGTCCCCGTCCGGCTGCCGGTCCCGGTGGGCCGCGCCCGAACCCGGGCATGA
- the infB gene encoding translation initiation factor IF-2 — MPQRPSPGMMPPRPAAGRPGGGPGGPGGRGRPGGPGAGGGFRPGGGGGGGGGAPGAGAPAGGGFRGGGGGRGRGRGGSGAGTAGAFGRPGGRGPVRGRKSKKQRRQEFDSMAAPSMGGVSLPRGNGQTVRLPRGASLTDLAEKIGAQPAALVTALFHLGEMVTATQSVNDETLQLLGAEIDWVIQVVSPEDEDRELLETFDLTFGDEEGEEGDWEARPPVVTVMGHVDHGKTKLLDALRDANVVAREAGGITQHIGAYQIVTELDGNQRPVTFIDTPGHESFTAMRARGAKVTDIVVLVVAADDGVMPQTVEALNHAQAAEVPIVVAVNKVDKEGANPAKIRQQLTEYGLVAEEYGGETMFVDVSAITRQGLDDLLAAILLTADASLDLRANTEQDPQGVVIEGKLDKGRGPVATVLVQRGTLRQGDSIVAGDAYGRVRSLLDEHGNKLKEALPARPVQVVGLTSVPRAGDTFLVVEEDRVARQIADRRQARIRNAQNASMRKRISLEDLDAALKETRQLNLIIKGDNSGTVEALEEALMKIEVDDDISLRVIHRGVGGITKSDIDLALADDVIVLGFNVRAEGQATELANREGVDVRYYTVIYQAIDEIEAALKGMLKPVYEEVQLGTAEVREVFRVPRIGNVAGSLVRSGTIVRNSKARLIRDGAVVADNLTVESLRRFKDDATEVREGYECGIGLGSFNDIKVDDVIETFEMREIPRT; from the coding sequence ATGCCGCAGCGTCCCTCGCCCGGCATGATGCCGCCGCGTCCGGCGGCCGGTCGTCCCGGCGGCGGCCCCGGTGGCCCCGGCGGCCGTGGCCGCCCCGGCGGTCCCGGTGCCGGCGGCGGCTTCCGTCCCGGTGGCGGCGGTGGCGGCGGTGGCGGCGCGCCCGGTGCCGGCGCCCCCGCGGGCGGTGGCTTCCGCGGTGGCGGCGGTGGCCGTGGCCGCGGCCGCGGTGGTTCGGGTGCCGGCACGGCCGGTGCGTTCGGTCGTCCCGGTGGCCGCGGCCCCGTCCGCGGTCGCAAGAGCAAGAAGCAGCGGCGTCAGGAATTCGACTCGATGGCGGCGCCCAGCATGGGCGGCGTCTCGCTGCCGCGCGGCAACGGGCAGACCGTCCGGCTGCCCCGGGGTGCGTCCCTGACCGACCTCGCCGAGAAGATCGGCGCGCAGCCCGCCGCCCTGGTCACCGCCCTGTTCCACCTGGGCGAGATGGTCACCGCGACGCAGTCGGTCAACGACGAGACGCTCCAGCTCCTCGGTGCCGAGATCGACTGGGTCATCCAGGTCGTCAGCCCCGAGGACGAGGACCGCGAGCTGCTCGAGACCTTCGACCTCACCTTCGGAGACGAAGAGGGCGAGGAGGGCGACTGGGAGGCCCGCCCGCCGGTCGTCACCGTCATGGGTCACGTCGACCACGGCAAGACCAAGCTGCTCGATGCCCTCCGTGACGCCAACGTGGTGGCGCGCGAGGCCGGCGGCATCACCCAGCACATCGGCGCCTACCAGATCGTCACCGAGCTCGACGGCAACCAGCGTCCGGTCACCTTCATCGACACCCCCGGTCACGAGTCGTTCACCGCGATGCGTGCCCGAGGCGCGAAGGTCACCGACATCGTCGTCCTCGTGGTCGCGGCCGACGACGGCGTCATGCCGCAGACGGTCGAGGCGCTCAACCACGCCCAGGCAGCCGAGGTCCCGATCGTGGTCGCGGTGAACAAGGTGGACAAGGAGGGGGCCAACCCCGCCAAGATCCGCCAGCAGCTCACCGAGTACGGCCTGGTGGCCGAGGAGTACGGCGGCGAGACGATGTTCGTCGACGTCTCGGCCATCACCCGCCAGGGTCTCGACGACCTGCTCGCGGCCATCCTGCTGACCGCCGACGCCTCGCTGGACCTGCGCGCGAACACCGAGCAGGACCCCCAGGGCGTGGTCATCGAGGGCAAGCTGGACAAGGGCCGCGGCCCCGTCGCCACGGTGCTCGTCCAGCGCGGAACGCTGCGCCAGGGCGACTCGATCGTGGCCGGCGACGCCTACGGTCGCGTCCGCTCGCTGCTCGACGAGCACGGCAACAAGCTGAAGGAGGCCCTGCCGGCTCGCCCCGTGCAGGTCGTGGGCCTCACCTCGGTGCCCCGTGCCGGCGACACGTTCCTGGTGGTCGAGGAGGACCGGGTGGCCCGGCAGATCGCCGACCGCCGCCAGGCCCGCATCCGCAACGCGCAGAACGCCTCCATGCGCAAGCGGATCAGCCTCGAGGACCTCGATGCGGCTCTCAAGGAGACCCGTCAGCTCAACCTGATCATCAAGGGCGACAACTCGGGCACCGTCGAGGCGCTCGAAGAGGCGCTGATGAAGATCGAGGTCGACGACGACATCTCGCTGCGGGTCATCCACCGCGGTGTCGGCGGCATCACCAAGAGCGACATCGACCTCGCGCTGGCCGACGACGTCATCGTCCTGGGCTTCAACGTCCGGGCCGAGGGGCAGGCCACCGAGCTGGCCAACCGCGAAGGTGTGGACGTCCGGTACTACACGGTCATCTACCAGGCGATCGACGAGATCGAGGCCGCGCTCAAGGGCATGCTCAAGCCCGTCTACGAGGAGGTCCAGCTCGGCACGGCGGAGGTCCGCGAGGTCTTCCGGGTGCCGCGCATCGGCAACGTCGCCGGTTCGCTGGTCCGCAGCGGCACGATCGTCCGCAACTCGAAGGCGCGGCTCATCCGCGACGGTGCCGTGGTCGCCGACAACCTGACGGTGGAGTCCCTCCGCCGGTTCAAGGACGACGCGACCGAGGTCCGCGAGGGCTACGAGTGCGGTATCGGGCTGGGGTCGTTCAACGACATCAAGGTCGACGACGTGATCGAGACCTTCGAGATGCGCGAGATCCCCCGCACGTAA
- a CDS encoding DUF503 domain-containing protein, producing the protein MFTGTLTADLLLGDVHSLKGKRALVRPIVAELRRRFSVAAAEVGDQELHRRAQIGVATVAGDAGQVTDVLDACERLLADRPEVTLLSTHRQLFSDTD; encoded by the coding sequence GTGTTCACGGGCACGCTCACCGCCGACCTCCTGCTCGGCGACGTCCACTCGCTCAAGGGCAAGCGGGCGCTCGTCCGGCCGATCGTGGCCGAGCTCCGCCGGCGCTTCTCGGTGGCCGCCGCGGAGGTCGGCGACCAGGAGCTGCACCGCCGGGCGCAGATCGGCGTCGCCACCGTCGCCGGGGACGCCGGGCAGGTCACCGACGTCCTCGATGCCTGCGAGCGGTTGCTGGCCGACCGGCCGGAGGTGACGCTGCTGTCGACGCACCGACAGCTGTTCAGCGATACCGATTGA
- the rbfA gene encoding 30S ribosome-binding factor RbfA, producing the protein MADPARARKLAVRIRQIVSAAIETQIKDPRLGMVTVTDARVTGDLREATVFYTVYGDETAVADSAKALASATGVLRSTVGRQTGIKFVPTLAFVADHVPDTARELEEALERARHADAELARVREGAQYAGDADPYRRPAEDDEDDDSDTGAAATADEGVDDAVPTRSAL; encoded by the coding sequence ATGGCCGACCCGGCCCGCGCACGCAAGCTGGCGGTGCGCATCCGGCAGATCGTCTCCGCTGCGATCGAGACCCAGATCAAGGACCCCCGACTCGGCATGGTGACCGTCACCGATGCCCGGGTGACCGGTGACCTCCGCGAGGCCACGGTCTTCTACACCGTCTACGGCGACGAGACCGCGGTCGCCGACTCCGCGAAGGCCCTGGCCAGCGCGACCGGCGTCCTCCGGTCGACGGTCGGGCGGCAGACCGGCATCAAGTTCGTGCCGACGCTGGCCTTCGTCGCCGACCACGTCCCGGACACCGCCCGGGAGCTGGAGGAGGCGCTGGAGCGCGCCCGGCACGCCGACGCCGAGCTGGCCCGCGTCCGGGAGGGCGCGCAGTACGCCGGCGACGCCGACCCGTACCGCCGCCCGGCCGAGGACGACGAGGACGACGACAGCGACACGGGAGCGGCGGCGACTGCCGATGAAGGAGTCGACGACGCCGTCCCGACGAGGAGCGCCCTGTGA
- a CDS encoding DHH family phosphoesterase has protein sequence MPLSSSRRTQGSSRSAAGVLSQAADARATVVLSGHVQPDADALGSTLALAEGLRRRGARVLTTFPDPFTLPTSLGWLPGTEGLVPSSAVPSSPDVFVSLDAASPARLGELATLLDHAGTSVVVDHHASNPGFGDVQLVDGGAPATVVLVAGLLDELGVTVDAQLATLLYAGLAADTGSFRFGNTRPDTHELAARLLATGIDHSAISRRLFDTAPFGWLGLLSVVTGRAVLEPDVGAGLVWTWSSTAEAAEHGLPGEQLEALVDVVRSTEEADVACVLKGQDDGSWSISLRSRGATDVARVAMALGGGGHTLAAGYSSYLDREKTVEALRQELSAE, from the coding sequence ATGCCGCTCTCCTCGTCGCGGAGGACGCAGGGATCGTCCCGTTCGGCGGCCGGCGTCCTGTCCCAGGCTGCCGACGCCCGTGCGACCGTCGTCCTCAGCGGGCACGTCCAGCCCGATGCCGACGCCCTGGGCAGCACGCTCGCCCTGGCCGAGGGGCTGCGCCGGCGCGGCGCCCGCGTGCTGACCACCTTCCCCGACCCGTTCACGCTGCCCACGTCGCTCGGCTGGTTGCCCGGCACCGAGGGACTGGTGCCGTCGTCGGCCGTCCCCTCGTCGCCCGATGTCTTCGTGAGCCTCGACGCCGCCTCGCCCGCCCGCCTCGGTGAGCTGGCGACGCTGCTGGACCACGCCGGCACGTCGGTCGTCGTCGACCACCACGCCAGCAACCCCGGCTTCGGGGACGTGCAGCTGGTGGACGGGGGCGCCCCGGCCACCGTGGTGCTGGTCGCCGGGCTGCTCGACGAGCTGGGCGTGACGGTGGACGCGCAGCTGGCGACGCTGCTCTACGCCGGGCTGGCGGCCGACACGGGCTCCTTCCGGTTCGGCAACACCCGCCCGGACACCCACGAGCTGGCCGCGCGCCTGCTCGCCACGGGCATCGACCACTCGGCGATCAGCCGCCGGCTGTTCGACACCGCGCCGTTCGGCTGGCTCGGACTGCTCTCCGTGGTCACCGGTCGCGCCGTCCTCGAGCCCGATGTCGGCGCCGGTCTCGTCTGGACCTGGTCCAGCACCGCCGAGGCCGCCGAGCACGGCCTGCCGGGCGAGCAGCTCGAGGCGCTGGTGGACGTCGTCCGGTCGACCGAGGAGGCCGACGTCGCCTGCGTGCTCAAGGGCCAGGACGACGGCTCGTGGTCGATCTCCCTGCGCTCGCGCGGCGCCACGGACGTCGCCCGGGTGGCCATGGCCCTCGGTGGCGGGGGACACACGCTGGCGGCCGGCTACAGCTCCTACCTCGACCGCGAGAAGACCGTCGAGGCGCTCCGCCAGGAGCTCTCCGCGGAGTGA
- a CDS encoding MATE family efflux transporter: protein MGGGAAELPRVRDDRPRRSPGRSGGQGGAVAEGVQATWLAICLGLGVLLLFQLFAGPLTRILAGGTGAVAESGEQWLRVASLGLPLLLISLAGNGWLRGVQDLRRPVRYVLAGSLLSLVLCPLLVHPAGMGLVGSAVANVAGQAVTAALFVRALVREGGGWRPRPTALGRQLLIGRDLLLRAVVLQLSFLVAAGVAARSGTAGLGAHQIALQLFFFLALVLDAYAIAAQTLVGHALGAQRPGEARATAARVVRWGIGTGLAIAAVLLATRDVLIPVFTDDPAVRAQAEVVWWFLAGMQPLAGAVFALDGVLMGAGDVGYLRTLTIGSAVLGFLPLSLLAGPLDWGLAGIWTGLSLFIGLRLVGVLLRVAGDRWLHAPATVGA from the coding sequence CTGGGCGGCGGCGCTGCTGAACTTCCTCGCGTACGGGACGACCGCCCGCGCCGCTCGCCGGGCCGGAGCGGGGGACAGGGCGGCGCGGTCGCCGAGGGCGTGCAGGCGACCTGGCTCGCCATCTGCCTCGGCCTCGGCGTCCTGCTGCTCTTCCAGCTGTTCGCCGGACCGCTGACCCGGATCCTGGCCGGCGGCACCGGCGCCGTCGCCGAGTCCGGGGAGCAGTGGCTGCGCGTCGCCTCCCTCGGGCTGCCGCTGCTGCTGATCTCCCTGGCCGGCAACGGGTGGCTGCGCGGCGTCCAGGACCTCCGGCGGCCGGTCCGCTACGTGCTGGCCGGGAGCCTGCTCAGCCTCGTGCTCTGCCCGCTGCTGGTGCACCCGGCCGGAATGGGCCTGGTGGGGTCGGCCGTGGCCAACGTGGCGGGTCAGGCCGTGACCGCCGCCCTCTTCGTGCGTGCGCTGGTCCGCGAGGGGGGCGGCTGGCGCCCGCGGCCCACCGCACTCGGCCGCCAGCTCCTCATCGGCCGTGACCTGCTCCTGCGGGCCGTCGTCCTCCAGCTGTCCTTCCTCGTCGCCGCCGGGGTGGCGGCGCGGTCGGGGACCGCCGGGCTCGGCGCGCACCAGATCGCCCTGCAGCTGTTCTTCTTCCTCGCCCTGGTCCTCGACGCGTACGCCATCGCCGCGCAGACGCTCGTCGGTCACGCGCTCGGCGCACAGCGCCCCGGCGAGGCTCGCGCCACGGCGGCGCGGGTCGTCCGCTGGGGGATCGGCACCGGTCTCGCGATCGCGGCGGTACTGCTGGCCACGCGTGACGTCCTCATCCCCGTGTTCACCGACGATCCCGCCGTCCGCGCGCAGGCCGAGGTGGTCTGGTGGTTCCTGGCCGGCATGCAGCCGCTGGCCGGCGCCGTCTTCGCCCTCGACGGCGTCCTCATGGGGGCCGGGGACGTCGGCTACCTCCGCACGCTCACCATCGGCTCCGCCGTCCTGGGCTTCCTGCCGCTCTCGCTGCTGGCCGGGCCACTCGACTGGGGGCTGGCGGGGATCTGGACCGGCCTCAGCCTGTTCATCGGCCTGCGGCTGGTCGGCGTCCTCCTCCGGGTGGCGGGTGACCGCTGGCTGCACGCGCCTGCGACGGTAGGCGCGTGA
- a CDS encoding ExsB family transcriptional regulator → MRHEFPRTDELSRAGYRANAGDRCAFCKTELVDVLTPLAAELGIGDVVTGTNADDLRAGFRPGIRAAAARGAWAPLARAGMTKDDVRAAARRWELPLADKPAAACLASRIAYGVPVSAEGLARVEAAESSLRSAMTGAGLPVRDLRVRDMGADVARVEVDAALVAELTARPELLAAVAGFVRVEVDPRGFRSGSMNELLPDPVRYR, encoded by the coding sequence GTGCGCCACGAGTTCCCGCGCACCGACGAGCTCTCCCGCGCGGGCTACCGGGCGAACGCCGGCGACCGGTGCGCGTTCTGCAAGACCGAGCTGGTCGACGTCCTCACGCCCCTGGCCGCCGAGCTCGGGATCGGCGACGTCGTGACCGGTACCAACGCCGACGACCTGCGGGCCGGGTTCCGGCCCGGCATCCGCGCCGCCGCCGCGCGTGGCGCCTGGGCGCCGCTGGCCCGCGCCGGCATGACCAAGGACGACGTCCGTGCCGCTGCCCGCCGGTGGGAGCTGCCCCTGGCCGACAAGCCCGCCGCCGCCTGCCTGGCCAGCCGGATCGCGTACGGCGTGCCGGTCAGCGCCGAGGGCCTCGCCCGCGTCGAGGCCGCCGAGAGCTCCCTGCGATCGGCCATGACCGGCGCGGGGCTCCCGGTGCGCGACCTGAGGGTGCGGGACATGGGCGCCGACGTGGCCCGTGTCGAGGTGGACGCCGCGCTGGTGGCCGAGCTGACCGCGCGCCCGGAGCTGCTGGCGGCGGTCGCCGGGTTCGTCCGGGTCGAGGTCGACCCGCGGGGCTTCCGGTCCGGCTCGATGAACGAGCTGCTGCCCGATCCCGTCCGCTACCGCTGA
- the larB gene encoding nickel pincer cofactor biosynthesis protein LarB, whose product MQRTADIGFARLDLDRADRTGTPEVVYAAGKTPAETVACLAALLDGGATTAFATRVDDATAAAVRERWPDARIDAPARVAVVGELPEPVGDVLVLTAGTSDRPVAAEVAATLAASGVGCTRVDDVGVAGVHRVLAVAPELAAADAVVVVAGMDGALPSVVAGLTDRLVVAVPTSVGYGAAFEGLAALLTMLTACAPGVLVVNIDNGFGAGVAAARIVRSAQR is encoded by the coding sequence GTGCAGCGCACCGCGGACATCGGCTTCGCCCGCCTGGACCTCGACCGCGCCGACCGGACGGGGACCCCGGAGGTCGTCTACGCGGCGGGCAAGACCCCGGCGGAGACAGTGGCCTGCCTGGCGGCCCTGCTCGACGGCGGCGCGACGACGGCGTTCGCCACCCGGGTGGACGACGCCACCGCGGCCGCCGTGCGCGAGCGGTGGCCCGATGCCCGCATCGACGCCCCGGCCCGGGTGGCGGTCGTGGGCGAGCTCCCCGAGCCCGTCGGCGACGTGCTCGTGCTGACGGCCGGGACCTCCGACCGTCCCGTCGCGGCCGAGGTGGCCGCGACGCTCGCCGCCAGCGGCGTGGGCTGCACCCGGGTGGACGACGTCGGCGTGGCCGGCGTGCACCGGGTCCTCGCCGTGGCACCGGAGCTGGCCGCGGCCGACGCGGTGGTCGTGGTGGCCGGCATGGACGGCGCACTGCCCAGCGTCGTGGCCGGCCTCACCGACCGGCTCGTGGTCGCCGTGCCCACCTCGGTCGGCTACGGCGCCGCCTTCGAGGGCCTCGCGGCGCTGCTCACGATGCTCACCGCCTGCGCTCCCGGTGTGCTCGTCGTCAACATCGACAACGGCTTCGGGGCCGGCGTGGCCGCCGCGCGGATCGTCCGGTCGGCTCAGCGGTAG
- a CDS encoding antibiotic biosynthesis monooxygenase family protein — translation MSIVKINAITVPPDKQARFEERFRGRGRHVENTEGFEWFELLRPQEGTDQYLVYTRWSSEEAYRAWESGQDFARAHDGGGDDLAPAASDSHHLWSYEVIESAAPDRP, via the coding sequence ATGAGCATCGTCAAGATCAACGCGATCACCGTCCCGCCGGACAAGCAGGCCCGGTTCGAGGAGCGGTTCCGCGGACGGGGCCGGCACGTGGAGAACACGGAGGGGTTCGAGTGGTTCGAGCTGCTCCGCCCCCAGGAGGGCACGGACCAGTACCTCGTGTACACGCGGTGGAGCAGCGAGGAGGCCTACCGGGCCTGGGAGTCGGGCCAGGACTTCGCCCGCGCCCACGACGGAGGTGGCGACGACCTGGCGCCGGCGGCCAGCGACTCCCACCACCTGTGGTCCTACGAGGTGATCGAGAGCGCGGCACCGGATCGTCCCTGA
- a CDS encoding branched-chain amino acid aminotransferase, producing MTDTLADSRTSSRMFTEGVPLVVEDRPRRAAAERAEMLADPGFGRYFTDSMFLARYRTGQGWYDARLTAYAPLQLDPSTAALHYAQSIFEGLKAYAQPDGSVATFRPEANAARFARGARRLAMPPVPEDSFIAAVDALVDADRDWVPTGPDQTLYIRPYQLAVEPFLGVRPANEYLFLVIASPAGAYFPRGVHPVSVYLSEDYIRAAPGGTGDVKCAGNYAASLLAQEQAIAAGCDQVVWLDAHEKRYVEEMGGMNLFFVLGSGDDAELVTPELTGTLLPGITRDSLIEVARSMGHTVTERKFSVDEWRKGVADGAVTETFACGTAAVITPVGEVKARTGDFTVGDGRPGPLTMRLRESLLDIQHGRVPDTRGWLHRVG from the coding sequence ATGACCGACACGCTCGCCGACAGCCGGACCTCGTCGCGGATGTTCACCGAGGGCGTGCCGCTCGTGGTGGAGGACCGACCCCGCCGAGCCGCGGCCGAACGCGCCGAGATGCTGGCCGACCCCGGCTTCGGGCGGTACTTCACCGACAGCATGTTCCTCGCCCGTTACCGCACCGGGCAGGGCTGGTACGACGCCCGGCTGACCGCTTACGCGCCGCTGCAGCTGGACCCCTCGACGGCCGCCCTGCACTACGCCCAGTCGATCTTCGAGGGCCTCAAGGCCTACGCGCAGCCCGACGGCAGCGTGGCGACCTTCCGCCCCGAGGCGAACGCGGCCCGTTTCGCCCGCGGTGCGCGCCGGCTGGCGATGCCGCCGGTGCCCGAGGACTCGTTCATCGCCGCCGTCGACGCCCTCGTCGACGCCGACCGCGACTGGGTGCCGACCGGGCCCGATCAGACGCTCTACATCCGCCCGTACCAGCTCGCCGTCGAGCCGTTCCTCGGCGTGCGGCCGGCCAACGAGTACCTGTTCCTGGTCATCGCCAGCCCCGCCGGTGCGTACTTCCCCCGCGGCGTGCACCCCGTCTCGGTCTACCTCTCCGAGGACTACATCCGGGCCGCCCCCGGTGGTACCGGCGACGTGAAGTGCGCCGGCAACTACGCGGCCAGCCTGCTGGCACAGGAGCAGGCCATCGCCGCCGGCTGCGACCAGGTCGTCTGGCTCGACGCGCACGAGAAGCGCTACGTCGAGGAGATGGGCGGGATGAACCTGTTCTTCGTCCTCGGGTCCGGGGACGACGCCGAGCTCGTGACGCCCGAGCTGACCGGCACCCTGCTGCCGGGCATCACCCGGGACTCGCTGATCGAGGTGGCCCGCTCCATGGGTCACACGGTCACCGAGCGGAAGTTCAGCGTCGACGAGTGGCGGAAGGGCGTCGCCGACGGCGCCGTCACCGAGACGTTCGCCTGCGGCACGGCCGCGGTGATCACGCCTGTCGGCGAGGTGAAGGCGCGCACGGGCGACTTCACCGTCGGCGACGGCCGCCCGGGGCCCCTCACCATGCGGTTGCGCGAGTCGCTGCTGGACATCCAGCACGGGCGGGTGCCCGACACCCGCGGCTGGCTGCACCGGGTCGGCTGA
- a CDS encoding bifunctional riboflavin kinase/FAD synthetase: MLRWRGLEATPGDLGRTVVTVGMYDGVHLGHQKLIGTAVERARAMRRPCLLLTFDPHPAEVVRPGSHPAILTSMDRKAELVAGLGVDAMCVLPFTPEFMRLSPETFTHTVLVEHLHAAQVVVGQNFTYGFKASGTVDTLVAEGRRFGFTVEGVALANVGADDGPGEGDVTISSTYIRACVAAGDMVSAARALGRQHRVDGVVVRGDRRGRELGYPTANVETAPFTAIPADGVYAGHLVTRDPRSGASRERFPAAISVGSNPTFQGSRRTVEAYVLDFDDDLYGEHVGVEFAQRLRPMAAFPDVDALLAAMAEDVSGTRRILGM, translated from the coding sequence ATGCTGCGTTGGCGGGGGCTGGAGGCCACCCCGGGTGATCTCGGACGGACGGTCGTCACCGTCGGCATGTACGACGGGGTGCACCTCGGGCACCAGAAGCTGATCGGGACCGCTGTCGAGCGGGCCCGCGCGATGCGCCGTCCGTGCCTGCTGCTGACCTTCGACCCGCACCCGGCCGAGGTGGTGCGTCCGGGCTCGCACCCGGCGATCCTGACGTCGATGGACCGCAAGGCCGAGCTCGTGGCGGGGCTGGGGGTGGACGCCATGTGCGTCCTGCCGTTCACGCCGGAGTTCATGCGCCTGTCGCCGGAGACGTTCACCCACACGGTCCTGGTCGAGCACCTGCACGCCGCCCAGGTCGTCGTCGGGCAGAACTTCACCTACGGGTTCAAGGCCAGCGGCACCGTGGACACCCTGGTGGCCGAGGGCCGGCGCTTCGGCTTCACGGTGGAGGGCGTAGCGCTGGCGAACGTGGGTGCGGACGACGGACCGGGGGAGGGGGACGTGACGATCTCCTCCACCTACATCCGGGCGTGCGTGGCGGCCGGCGACATGGTGTCGGCGGCCCGCGCCCTCGGGAGGCAGCACCGGGTCGACGGCGTCGTCGTCCGGGGCGACCGCCGGGGGCGGGAGCTCGGCTACCCGACCGCCAACGTGGAGACGGCGCCGTTCACCGCCATCCCGGCCGACGGCGTCTACGCCGGGCACCTGGTGACCCGCGATCCCCGCAGCGGCGCCAGCCGCGAGCGGTTCCCCGCGGCGATCTCGGTCGGGAGCAACCCCACCTTCCAGGGCAGCCGGCGCACGGTGGAGGCCTACGTCCTCGACTTCGACGACGACCTCTACGGGGAGCACGTCGGGGTGGAGTTCGCCCAGCGGCTGCGCCCGATGGCGGCCTTCCCCGACGTCGACGCGCTGCTCGCGGCGATGGCCGAGGACGTCTCCGGCACCCGCCGCATCCTCGGCATGTAA
- the rpsO gene encoding 30S ribosomal protein S15, which translates to MALDSALKKQIMTEYATVENDTGSPEVQVAMLTRRISDLTEHLKAHKHDHHSRRGLLLLVGRRRRLLNYLAKTDITRYRSLIERLGLRR; encoded by the coding sequence ATGGCGCTCGACAGCGCGCTGAAGAAGCAGATCATGACCGAGTACGCCACGGTCGAGAACGACACCGGTTCGCCCGAGGTCCAGGTCGCGATGCTGACCCGTCGGATCAGCGACCTCACCGAGCACCTCAAGGCCCACAAGCACGACCACCACAGCCGGCGGGGCCTGCTCCTGCTGGTCGGCCGGCGTCGCCGGCTGCTGAACTACCTGGCGAAGACCGACATCACCCGGTACCGCTCGCTCATCGAGCGGCTCGGCCTGCGCCGCTAG